From a region of the Fervidicoccaceae archaeon genome:
- a CDS encoding stage II sporulation protein M, giving the protein MKIRHLVIIMLLLFILGGFIGYSLAMSNPYGLAKELFNSFGNKAKTIGFAPFSIRSAFLIFMNNFAIALLMIILSITIVLPSVVVFLNGAVAGVVVAFAEGNGISIPLAILSMIPHGLFELSAFFLSASYGTALGIAFWKRIIGKSGNLSSLIIKLPLYVFAVAALLLIAAFVETFISPLILTL; this is encoded by the coding sequence ATGAAAATAAGGCATCTCGTAATTATAATGCTATTGCTATTCATACTTGGAGGATTCATAGGCTATTCTCTTGCTATGAGCAACCCATATGGATTGGCTAAGGAGCTATTCAACTCATTCGGAAATAAGGCAAAAACCATAGGATTTGCCCCATTCTCAATAAGATCTGCTTTCCTAATTTTCATGAACAACTTTGCTATTGCCCTTCTAATGATTATCCTGAGCATAACCATTGTACTTCCATCTGTTGTAGTCTTTCTCAATGGAGCTGTTGCTGGTGTGGTTGTGGCCTTTGCTGAAGGAAATGGAATAAGCATACCACTAGCTATTCTTTCCATGATCCCCCACGGACTGTTTGAGCTATCAGCCTTTTTCTTATCAGCTTCGTATGGAACTGCCCTTGGAATTGCTTTCTGGAAAAGGATCATCGGAAAAAGTGGAAATCTCTCTTCTCTTATAATAAAGCTACCTCTCTATGTCTTTGCAGTGGCAGCTCTTCTCCTGATAGCAGCATTCGTGGAGACTTTCATTTCTCCCCTCATCCTAACCCTGTAG
- a CDS encoding 4Fe-4S dicluster domain-containing protein, with the protein MENVKRVFIVVERCVGCKSCEIACHIEHSKSKDLYKAIFEIPRPKRFNTVLKVDQYNASLRCAHCEDPPCANVCPTGALQKDEETGFVTYNPAKCIGCWQCAMVCPFGAIYPDYETLTAAKCDGCIERVKSGRLPACVEACPTNALVFADVKEMEQFKRERSLRELTAGQKVSIFELGVV; encoded by the coding sequence TTGGAAAACGTTAAGAGGGTCTTCATTGTTGTGGAGCGATGCGTTGGATGCAAGAGCTGTGAAATAGCATGCCACATAGAGCACTCCAAGAGCAAGGATCTCTACAAGGCTATTTTCGAAATTCCAAGGCCTAAGAGATTCAACACTGTTCTAAAAGTGGATCAGTATAATGCCTCGCTGAGATGTGCTCACTGTGAGGATCCTCCCTGCGCTAATGTTTGTCCTACGGGAGCATTACAGAAAGACGAAGAGACTGGATTTGTTACATATAATCCCGCTAAGTGCATTGGATGCTGGCAGTGCGCAATGGTATGTCCTTTCGGTGCCATCTATCCTGACTATGAGACCTTAACAGCAGCGAAGTGCGATGGCTGCATTGAAAGAGTCAAGTCAGGCAGGCTACCGGCATGTGTAGAGGCCTGTCCAACTAATGCTCTGGTCTTCGCAGATGTCAAGGAAATGGAGCAATTCAAAAGAGAGCGCTCCCTCAGAGAGCTCACAGCAGGGCAGAAAGTTTCAATTTTTGAGCTAGGGGTGGTCTAA
- the cooS gene encoding anaerobic carbon-monoxide dehydrogenase catalytic subunit, with amino-acid sequence MVTDLLKEKKEAIEKSSQEYGMLDEGTVRLLKKEEKEARTTVYHRLARQEPQCGFGELGVCCRMCYMGPCRIDVFNSGGPQLGVCGATADTIVARNLLRETVGGASSHVEHAMEIAEILRDVAEGKLEAYKIRDTEKLLSVARNLGINTENREISEIALEIAEASLEDLYKLDRKPSRWIEKYSPSSSFKKWSALGIVPTNIWQPIVNAMHRTSMGNDADPVNILLADLRMGIVDGYGLTMATELSDVLFGTPNIIHSYANLATIKEDYVNIAVHGHNPALSEKVLEWAEKLQERARAIGAKGINIIGVCCTGNEVLMRHGIPLAANEMQAELAIVTGALDAMVADFQCIWPILAQVASCYHTKLITTVPYVKIPGAIHIEFSPEKADEVARRIIEIGLEAYQQRNPARVFIPNHPEEVYAGFSVEALLGILKKVDPEDPLKPLIENIANGNIYGIAAIVGCPNPKTRKYLFSERLIKELLKNNVLVIVTGCIAHIAAQAGFMNPRKIDEIGVGEGLKSVLKALGGAAGLPSLPPTIHMGSCVDNSRIGVLLKAVSEKLHVDVSSLPVVASAPELITEKAVSIGTWALALGVTVHVCPPLRVLGGPQVADILTRQLRNITGGELYIECDPEKAAKELIRKIREKRIGLGLRA; translated from the coding sequence ATGGTAACCGATCTATTGAAGGAGAAGAAGGAGGCAATAGAGAAAAGCAGTCAAGAATACGGAATGCTCGATGAAGGAACTGTCAGGCTTCTAAAGAAAGAGGAGAAAGAGGCGAGGACAACAGTTTATCATAGGCTCGCGAGGCAGGAGCCGCAGTGTGGCTTTGGTGAGCTAGGTGTATGCTGTAGGATGTGCTACATGGGCCCCTGCAGAATCGATGTTTTCAATTCAGGAGGTCCTCAGCTCGGAGTGTGTGGTGCTACTGCCGATACTATAGTTGCGAGAAATCTACTTAGAGAGACCGTTGGAGGAGCAAGCTCCCATGTTGAGCATGCTATGGAAATAGCTGAGATATTGAGGGATGTGGCAGAAGGAAAGCTAGAAGCGTATAAAATAAGAGATACAGAAAAGCTTCTCAGTGTCGCACGGAATCTCGGAATAAATACGGAAAATAGAGAAATTTCAGAGATAGCTCTCGAAATTGCTGAAGCATCTTTGGAGGATCTCTATAAGCTCGACAGAAAGCCAAGTAGATGGATAGAGAAATACTCTCCATCCTCGAGCTTTAAAAAATGGAGCGCGTTGGGAATAGTGCCAACTAACATATGGCAGCCCATAGTGAATGCTATGCATAGAACATCCATGGGAAATGATGCCGATCCAGTTAACATCCTGCTAGCAGATCTTAGGATGGGAATAGTGGACGGCTACGGACTCACCATGGCCACTGAGCTCTCCGATGTGCTTTTTGGAACTCCAAACATTATTCACAGCTATGCAAACTTAGCTACTATAAAGGAGGACTATGTTAATATTGCAGTTCATGGTCACAACCCTGCTCTATCAGAGAAGGTTCTAGAGTGGGCCGAAAAGCTGCAGGAAAGAGCAAGGGCCATAGGAGCTAAGGGAATAAACATAATTGGGGTCTGCTGCACAGGAAACGAAGTCCTAATGAGGCATGGGATACCTCTGGCAGCGAATGAAATGCAGGCAGAGCTTGCCATAGTCACCGGAGCTCTAGATGCAATGGTAGCTGACTTTCAATGCATTTGGCCCATACTTGCTCAAGTAGCTTCTTGCTATCACACAAAGCTCATAACCACTGTTCCCTATGTGAAGATTCCTGGAGCCATACACATAGAATTCTCTCCCGAGAAAGCAGATGAAGTTGCTAGGAGAATAATCGAAATAGGACTTGAGGCCTATCAGCAGAGAAATCCAGCGAGGGTCTTCATACCGAACCATCCAGAGGAAGTTTATGCAGGTTTCTCCGTCGAGGCGCTGCTTGGAATTCTCAAGAAGGTCGATCCGGAGGATCCTCTCAAACCTCTAATAGAAAACATAGCAAACGGTAACATCTATGGAATTGCGGCAATAGTGGGATGTCCCAACCCAAAAACAAGAAAGTATCTGTTCAGTGAGAGGCTTATAAAGGAGCTGCTCAAGAACAACGTTCTTGTTATAGTTACTGGCTGCATAGCTCACATAGCTGCACAGGCTGGCTTCATGAATCCGAGAAAAATAGATGAAATTGGTGTTGGGGAAGGATTGAAGAGTGTGCTCAAAGCCCTGGGAGGGGCAGCTGGATTGCCCAGCCTTCCTCCCACAATTCACATGGGATCATGTGTGGATAACTCAAGGATAGGTGTGCTGCTTAAAGCAGTTTCAGAAAAGCTGCATGTCGATGTGTCATCGCTCCCTGTTGTAGCGTCTGCTCCCGAACTCATTACGGAGAAGGCTGTTTCCATTGGTACTTGGGCTCTTGCTTTGGGTGTGACTGTGCATGTCTGCCCGCCTCTCAGAGTCCTAGGAGGACCGCAGGTTGCTGATATTTTAACAAGGCAATTAAGGAATATTACTGGAGGGGAGCTCTATATAGAGTGCGACCCGGAGAAGGCAGCCAAGGAGCTTATTAGAAAAATTAGAGAAAAGCGTATAGGGCTAGGACTGAGGGCGTGA
- a CDS encoding AAA family ATPase has product MPFTRASEEERDRIIKEILLELPHRESKTDEGLRVVVTGKGGAGKTVLASLLSYRFAEAGYRVLAVDEDPQMNLPMSLGLTEEEANRIVPLNRQLDYIEEKTGARPGTGWGLFIRLNPNVEDVVERFGIKITEKLTLLVMGTVVQAAVGCTCPENDLLAAVMNYISLKRNEVIVMDTEAGLEQFGRAISRGFHHSLIISEPTLTSMSVSLRAAELSRDLKIPYVHLIVNKVKNKEDEQKALSVLNSTGRKLFHSISFLPFSEEIYRNEPSVLPMLNYRNTEFMLKFEEAFKRIFGSWLVQNSRS; this is encoded by the coding sequence TTGCCGTTCACAAGAGCAAGCGAGGAAGAGAGAGATAGAATAATTAAGGAGATACTCCTCGAGCTGCCTCACAGAGAATCTAAAACAGATGAAGGACTTAGAGTTGTTGTTACAGGAAAGGGGGGTGCTGGAAAAACAGTACTTGCCTCACTCCTCTCTTACCGATTTGCTGAAGCAGGCTATAGGGTCTTGGCGGTTGATGAGGATCCTCAGATGAACCTTCCAATGTCTTTAGGACTTACAGAGGAGGAAGCCAACAGGATAGTCCCTCTCAACAGGCAGCTCGATTATATTGAGGAGAAAACAGGGGCTAGGCCAGGAACAGGCTGGGGTTTATTCATAAGACTCAATCCAAATGTAGAGGATGTAGTTGAAAGGTTCGGTATTAAGATTACCGAGAAGCTCACTCTTTTGGTAATGGGAACAGTGGTTCAAGCAGCTGTTGGCTGCACGTGTCCCGAAAACGATCTCCTTGCAGCAGTCATGAACTACATTTCCTTGAAGAGGAATGAAGTTATAGTTATGGACACTGAGGCTGGTCTTGAGCAGTTTGGTAGAGCAATCTCAAGAGGTTTCCATCACTCCCTCATTATCTCCGAGCCAACATTAACTTCTATGAGTGTCTCCTTGAGGGCAGCCGAGCTCTCCAGAGATCTCAAGATTCCCTACGTGCACCTAATCGTGAACAAAGTAAAAAACAAAGAGGATGAGCAAAAGGCTCTGAGCGTGCTGAACAGCACTGGCAGGAAGCTCTTCCACAGCATATCCTTTCTTCCCTTTTCTGAAGAGATTTATAGAAACGAGCCTTCTGTTCTCCCCATGCTCAACTACCGGAATACTGAGTTCATGCTCAAGTTCGAAGAAGCCTTCAAGAGGATCTTTGGAAGCTGGCTCGTTCAGAACAGCAGATCCTGA
- a CDS encoding FAD/NAD(P)-binding oxidoreductase has protein sequence MRVVIIGNGIAGISALREMRKYDKSSEIIVLSREKLDETRPFYSPAAIPYYIEGRLSKDNLFSRDVSFYQKNKAKLYLGEDVKFIDTSKKIVSTGRREIPYDRLIIASGASPRRLKIPNSDMALVVRTYDDAERLKSSAGKEIAIIGAGPVGVEIALSLRKLGKRVKLIEALENVLSTVFSKKLSNMIENNLRRDGIEIYKEEKVIELKDEPERGVKTEGGFYRADTIVMAVGVKPNTEFVDESIRLGKSGGIIVDEFMRTSSPDVFAAGDCIELKHALEDAVSPIPTWTNAFETGKIAGANVAGESVKHDGGVRLNSINIDDKAFFSLGNVWKYDEEIEIEKDGLLELYYSRDGKIVGAEMVGDVRWSGLLKRYLMRRREIFPVFNGIDEVKKTLLDQDLLF, from the coding sequence ATGAGGGTTGTTATCATTGGAAATGGAATAGCAGGAATCTCGGCCTTAAGAGAGATGAGGAAATACGATAAATCTTCTGAAATAATTGTTCTATCAAGGGAAAAGCTTGATGAGACCCGCCCATTTTACTCTCCAGCTGCGATCCCGTACTACATAGAGGGTAGACTCAGCAAGGATAACCTCTTCTCGAGAGATGTGAGCTTCTATCAGAAGAATAAAGCAAAACTTTACCTTGGTGAAGATGTGAAATTCATAGATACTTCGAAAAAGATCGTTTCAACTGGAAGAAGGGAAATACCGTACGATAGGCTCATTATAGCAAGCGGAGCTTCCCCACGAAGGCTGAAGATACCAAATTCTGACATGGCCCTTGTTGTGAGGACCTACGACGATGCTGAAAGACTAAAAAGTAGTGCCGGGAAGGAGATAGCAATAATTGGGGCTGGCCCAGTTGGAGTCGAAATTGCTCTCTCTCTGAGGAAGCTTGGAAAAAGAGTCAAGCTTATCGAAGCTCTGGAAAATGTGCTCAGCACGGTTTTCAGCAAGAAGCTAAGCAATATGATAGAGAATAATCTTAGAAGAGATGGAATAGAAATATACAAAGAGGAAAAGGTGATTGAGCTGAAAGATGAGCCCGAGAGAGGAGTGAAAACTGAGGGTGGATTCTACAGAGCAGACACGATAGTTATGGCTGTAGGAGTTAAACCCAACACGGAATTTGTCGATGAATCGATAAGGCTTGGAAAAAGCGGTGGTATCATTGTTGATGAATTTATGAGAACCTCCTCTCCAGACGTCTTCGCAGCGGGGGACTGCATAGAGCTCAAGCATGCTCTTGAAGATGCTGTCTCCCCAATTCCAACATGGACAAACGCGTTTGAGACTGGAAAGATAGCTGGAGCAAATGTTGCTGGAGAAAGCGTGAAGCATGATGGTGGTGTGAGGCTGAATTCTATTAATATAGATGATAAAGCATTTTTTTCATTGGGAAACGTATGGAAATATGATGAGGAGATCGAAATCGAGAAGGATGGACTTCTCGAGCTATATTACTCTAGAGATGGAAAAATAGTTGGAGCAGAGATGGTTGGAGATGTTAGATGGAGCGGCCTTCTGAAGAGATATCTAATGAGAAGAAGAGAGATATTTCCTGTGTTCAATGGAATAGATGAGGTCAAAAAAACGCTTCTTGATCAGGATCTGCTGTTCTGA
- a CDS encoding NosD domain-containing protein — MNFSRSACFLITAALCIVLFSSSLLEGSGAKSIVVPRDYQDIQSAINAASDGDIITVMAGTYSGFKVTKTLTIFGESNSTVVIKGQIEIYANNSKVGSMKVVLERPSSGLDSAIKVLASNVLLESMVVESTASGIQLGDMDHGWASASVEHCSITAGRENLTPKPGGIWGACSMLGLYYSSVSVYNGSIGVGGCRSTQIMFSNIRSYDGTGVKMSSGELRNSTVSSATTAVLLTGRDAVVMGSRISGDIGIDIPAGSIANSVEKSEIAGASSGIRLTGSENILRENIISGGQFAVELRGSNNYIVLNVLSGGRGVNALNGYGNTIALNFINRTGHIGVYMSKSTGNNTIFGNVFWYCYNYCAADESGGNSWYIANETTKMGNYWYNHVSPDSNKDGIVDSPYAIATTTGKDVLDLYPLASPPSQVLGVFSGTSTTTITTTATTITSYTVTTATNTFPTKTTATGSETSSASTSAQGGGGYGNIVIASVAAVLLLSVMLLAVMRRRK, encoded by the coding sequence TTGAACTTCTCTAGAAGTGCGTGCTTTCTAATAACTGCAGCCCTCTGTATTGTGCTTTTTTCCTCTTCATTGCTGGAGGGCAGCGGAGCAAAGAGCATAGTCGTTCCTAGAGATTATCAGGATATACAATCAGCGATTAATGCAGCATCAGATGGAGATATAATAACTGTGATGGCGGGGACTTATTCGGGCTTTAAAGTAACAAAAACTCTAACAATCTTTGGTGAAAGCAACTCTACAGTTGTGATAAAAGGCCAAATAGAGATATATGCCAACAATTCCAAAGTAGGAAGCATGAAAGTAGTTCTAGAACGGCCTTCGAGCGGATTGGATTCTGCTATAAAAGTCTTGGCTAGCAATGTCCTTCTGGAGAGCATGGTGGTTGAGAGCACAGCGAGCGGAATCCAGCTAGGGGATATGGATCATGGTTGGGCAAGTGCAAGTGTGGAGCATTGCAGCATCACTGCTGGAAGAGAAAATCTCACTCCAAAGCCCGGGGGAATATGGGGAGCGTGCAGCATGCTGGGCCTCTATTATAGCTCTGTTTCTGTTTACAATGGGAGCATAGGAGTTGGCGGGTGCAGGAGCACTCAGATAATGTTCAGCAATATAAGAAGCTACGATGGTACTGGAGTGAAGATGAGCAGTGGAGAGCTGAGAAATTCCACGGTATCTTCAGCTACAACAGCTGTTCTCCTTACTGGAAGGGATGCTGTTGTTATGGGAAGCAGAATAAGCGGAGACATAGGAATTGATATACCGGCAGGCTCGATAGCAAATTCAGTGGAGAAGAGCGAAATAGCTGGAGCTTCGTCTGGGATAAGGCTTACAGGAAGCGAAAACATACTGCGAGAGAACATAATATCAGGGGGACAATTTGCAGTTGAGCTTAGAGGAAGCAACAATTACATTGTGCTCAATGTGCTTTCTGGAGGAAGGGGAGTCAATGCGCTCAATGGCTATGGTAACACAATTGCTCTTAATTTCATTAACAGAACTGGACATATAGGAGTATATATGTCGAAATCTACAGGAAACAACACAATATTTGGAAATGTGTTCTGGTACTGCTATAATTACTGCGCAGCAGACGAAAGTGGTGGGAATTCATGGTACATAGCGAATGAAACGACGAAGATGGGGAACTACTGGTACAATCACGTATCTCCAGACAGCAACAAGGACGGAATAGTCGATTCTCCCTATGCTATAGCAACCACTACAGGGAAGGATGTCCTGGATCTGTATCCTCTTGCATCTCCTCCTTCGCAGGTTCTGGGAGTGTTCAGCGGCACATCAACAACTACTATAACCACAACAGCAACCACAATCACTTCATACACTGTGACAACAGCCACAAATACTTTCCCTACAAAAACGACAGCCACAGGGAGTGAAACATCTTCTGCCTCTACTTCTGCACAGGGTGGTGGAGGATATGGAAACATAGTGATTGCATCTGTTGCTGCTGTTCTTCTTCTTTCGGTGATGCTTTTAGCAGTGATGAGAAGGCGAAAATAA
- a CDS encoding aspartate aminotransferase family protein, giving the protein MENTVLISRLSEIAKREEEEYRRKTGRSKELWERARKVLPGGVTYAIRFFRPYPLFIKSAKGTRVYDVDGNEYIDFWEGHGTHLLGHLPEQVIEAVNEALKKGSHLGYENPYALEYAEFLTKLLPGIEMIRFSNSGTEANLYAVRAARAYTGKNYIVKMEGGWHGGVESLHKATSSPPFDLPESAGLPQDFTKFTIAVPYNDIEAVERALRSYPTAAVIVEPVLGGGGCIGPDEGYLKELRRLTLEHGTLLIFDEVITGFRLSPGGGQEFFGVKADMVIYGKAVGGGMPGAGAIGGRREIMEMMDHIKFPDRARRAFHGGTFTGNPITIHAGRALVEYLSSHREIYQHANSAWEDLRRKAEKICSSYGVECFSTGAGTMTGIHFTRKRPRNTGEAYELRWSGGLAERALNLHARNNGVLYLGEGMAHLLPALVHDDSELKSFMDAMESLLSEATRR; this is encoded by the coding sequence ATGGAGAACACGGTGCTGATCTCCAGGCTGTCAGAGATAGCAAAGAGAGAGGAGGAAGAATATAGGAGAAAAACAGGCAGGAGCAAGGAGCTCTGGGAAAGAGCTAGGAAAGTACTACCAGGAGGAGTTACCTATGCTATAAGGTTCTTCAGGCCCTATCCATTGTTCATAAAAAGTGCCAAGGGGACAAGGGTCTACGATGTGGATGGCAATGAATATATAGACTTCTGGGAGGGGCATGGAACTCATCTTCTTGGACATCTCCCTGAGCAAGTTATAGAGGCAGTGAATGAGGCTCTGAAGAAAGGCTCACATCTTGGGTATGAGAATCCGTATGCGCTTGAGTATGCCGAGTTCCTTACGAAGCTCCTTCCAGGAATAGAGATGATCAGGTTCTCCAACAGCGGAACTGAGGCCAATCTATATGCTGTGAGGGCTGCTAGAGCATACACTGGAAAGAACTACATCGTGAAGATGGAGGGAGGATGGCATGGTGGAGTTGAATCACTGCACAAAGCAACATCTTCCCCTCCTTTCGATCTCCCTGAATCTGCAGGTCTTCCCCAGGATTTCACAAAGTTCACAATAGCAGTTCCATACAATGATATAGAGGCTGTGGAGAGAGCATTGAGGAGCTATCCTACAGCAGCAGTAATAGTCGAGCCGGTGCTCGGAGGAGGAGGATGCATAGGTCCTGATGAAGGATACTTGAAGGAGCTTAGAAGGCTGACGCTAGAGCATGGAACCTTGCTGATATTCGACGAGGTCATAACAGGATTCAGGCTCTCTCCTGGAGGAGGTCAGGAGTTCTTTGGAGTGAAGGCTGATATGGTGATATATGGCAAAGCGGTTGGAGGTGGAATGCCTGGAGCAGGAGCAATTGGAGGGAGGAGGGAAATAATGGAGATGATGGATCACATAAAGTTTCCCGACAGAGCGAGGAGGGCCTTCCATGGGGGGACATTCACTGGAAATCCAATAACTATTCATGCTGGAAGGGCTCTAGTTGAATATCTGAGCAGCCACAGAGAAATATACCAGCATGCGAATTCAGCTTGGGAGGATCTGAGAAGGAAGGCAGAAAAAATATGCAGTAGCTATGGTGTGGAGTGCTTCTCAACGGGAGCCGGAACCATGACTGGGATACACTTCACTAGGAAAAGACCTAGAAATACTGGGGAAGCATATGAGCTGAGGTGGAGCGGAGGTCTAGCAGAGAGGGCTTTGAACCTCCATGCAAGGAACAATGGAGTACTATATCTTGGAGAGGGTATGGCTCATCTATTACCTGCATTGGTACATGACGATAGCGAGCTCAAGTCCTTTATGGATGCCATGGAATCCCTTCTCTCGGAGGCAACTAGAAGGTAA